In Campylobacter vulpis, a genomic segment contains:
- the virB10 gene encoding type IV secretion system protein VirB10, with translation MQNKEQDSLENDFDSHTSELSEQKNHLKKIQAYTIFAIGGLLLIILIVYFLKSFSSNNQSVEETPKEENKDLAQSVKAKEFVPPPPQKTFDELIANTPQQEQPLMLEPKPPKPRIVKGAGVTVIASTNSGGFEGGNAGNNREFGEKPNTLFEFGQNGALQNSNNLQGGGEFTGEVFTPTIAKVSEFDQNLLLSKGTYIGCALKTRLVSSIKGGIACIVSNDVYSANGNTLLIEKGSTITGTFNAGQMDDGMDRLFVIWQEIRTPNNIIIPVYSGATDELGASGMQGWVDHHYLKRFGSAILLSMIDDGMAILADQLSKNNKNGNNYYNYSENTRENVGEIANTALEKMIDIKPTLYKNHGDLVGVYVNRDIDFSKVYKLTRKKNVNHLR, from the coding sequence ATGCAAAATAAAGAGCAAGATAGCTTAGAAAATGACTTTGATAGCCACACAAGCGAATTGAGTGAGCAAAAAAATCATCTCAAAAAGATACAAGCTTATACAATCTTTGCTATTGGCGGTTTATTGCTCATCATTTTAATTGTTTATTTCTTAAAATCATTTTCATCAAATAATCAAAGTGTTGAAGAAACACCAAAGGAAGAAAATAAAGATTTAGCTCAAAGCGTTAAGGCTAAAGAATTTGTTCCACCTCCTCCACAAAAGACATTTGACGAACTTATCGCTAACACACCACAACAAGAACAACCTTTAATGCTTGAGCCAAAACCTCCAAAGCCTAGAATTGTAAAAGGTGCAGGAGTTACGGTCATTGCTTCAACTAATAGCGGAGGATTTGAGGGAGGCAATGCTGGCAATAACAGAGAGTTTGGAGAAAAACCAAATACCTTATTTGAATTTGGGCAAAATGGTGCTTTACAAAATTCTAATAATTTGCAAGGTGGAGGAGAATTTACAGGTGAAGTTTTCACTCCTACAATTGCTAAAGTGAGTGAGTTTGACCAAAATCTTCTTTTGTCTAAAGGAACTTATATTGGCTGTGCTTTAAAAACAAGGCTTGTTAGCTCTATTAAAGGAGGGATTGCCTGCATAGTATCTAATGATGTTTATTCTGCAAATGGCAACACACTTTTAATTGAAAAAGGTAGCACTATCACAGGAACATTTAATGCGGGTCAAATGGATGATGGTATGGATAGACTTTTTGTTATTTGGCAAGAAATTAGAACACCTAATAATATTATTATTCCTGTATATTCTGGAGCTACTGATGAGCTAGGTGCTAGTGGAATGCAAGGCTGGGTGGATCATCACTATTTAAAACGATTTGGTTCTGCTATTTTACTTTCAATGATTGATGATGGTATGGCAATACTAGCTGACCAATTAAGCAAAAACAATAAAAATGGCAATAACTACTACAATTATAGTGAGAATACAAGGGAAAATGTCGGTGAAATCGCTAACACTGCTTTAGAAAAAATGATTGATATTAAGCCAACTCTTTATAAAAATCACGGCGATTTAGTTGGCGTTTATGTCAATAGAGATATTGATTTTTCAAAGGTTTATAAACTTACAAGGAAAAAGAATGTCAATCACCTTAGATAA
- the virB11 gene encoding P-type DNA transfer ATPase VirB11: MSITLDKYTNQYFGEFLKDDSINEICYNGDDKVWLQNSKGLWEAIPSKLDFEKAGHFATAAAAFKKDKIDVSRPILSCILVGGERMQIVIPPATKSEHISITIRKPSKTRFKMQNHIESGLFEDLNPNDTNTIKPSDAELIKLYEEKDYQSFISKAVSYGKNIIIAGETGSGKTTFMKTLIDFISLDDRIITIEDVEEIKFYEHKNFVQLFYPSEAKSTDFLNSATLLKSCLRMKPDRILLAELRGAETYDFINVLASGHGGSITSCHAGSPEETFTRLALMTLQNPQGQCVPFEIIQKTLKDLIDIVVHIHAHHGKRRISGIYFKEIENIK; the protein is encoded by the coding sequence ATGTCAATCACCTTAGATAAATACACAAATCAATACTTTGGAGAATTCTTAAAAGATGACTCCATTAATGAAATTTGTTACAACGGCGATGATAAAGTATGGCTACAAAATTCTAAAGGATTATGGGAAGCTATACCTAGTAAGCTTGACTTTGAAAAAGCTGGACATTTTGCAACTGCGGCTGCTGCTTTTAAAAAAGACAAAATAGATGTTTCTCGTCCTATTCTTAGTTGTATTTTAGTAGGTGGGGAGCGTATGCAAATCGTTATCCCACCTGCTACTAAAAGCGAACATATTTCAATCACCATTAGAAAACCTAGCAAAACTCGCTTTAAAATGCAAAATCATATTGAAAGCGGACTTTTTGAGGATTTAAATCCTAATGATACAAACACCATCAAGCCTAGCGATGCAGAACTCATTAAGCTTTATGAAGAAAAAGATTATCAAAGCTTCATCTCTAAGGCTGTAAGCTATGGTAAAAACATTATCATTGCTGGAGAAACAGGAAGTGGAAAAACTACTTTTATGAAAACGCTAATTGATTTTATCAGTCTTGATGATAGGATTATTACGATTGAAGATGTAGAAGAAATCAAATTTTACGAGCATAAAAACTTCGTGCAATTATTTTATCCAAGTGAAGCAAAAAGCACGGATTTTTTAAATTCTGCAACGCTTTTAAAGTCCTGCTTAAGAATGAAACCTGATAGGATTTTATTAGCAGAGCTTAGAGGTGCTGAAACTTATGATTTTATCAATGTTTTAGCAAGTGGTCACGGAGGGAGTATCACAAGTTGCCACGCAGGAAGCCCTGAAGAAACATTTACACGACTTGCCTTAATGACTTTACAAAACCCACAAGGTCAATGTGTGCCTTTTGAAATTATCCAAAAAACACTGAAAGATTTGATTGATATTGTCGTTCATATCCACGCTCATCACGGAAAAAGGCGTATTAGTGGAATTTATTTTAAAGAGATAGAGAATATCAAGTAA
- a CDS encoding Rha family transcriptional regulator → MSMWKINRQETEATNTNLVNINNKKMEFTTKNNQIFCTSLDIARVFEKRHTHILDIIKNYLNDGDMKEFNQPKIRLVNYKDLKGELRPAYEVSRDGFSFIAMGLTGKKANKWKVSFINAFNKMEQVITQEIHSPNKYLTEIMSELYKRLPQEDFSVDITLKDRNQNNQIIYSHHYEVGGKPRDPMVSKNKEFFENNFIAQQDKSTKDFKSKLKEFNTKNNANKTIKNKDLEK, encoded by the coding sequence ATGTCTATGTGGAAAATTAACAGGCAAGAAACAGAAGCAACAAACACAAATCTTGTAAATATAAATAATAAAAAAATGGAATTTACTACCAAAAATAATCAAATATTTTGCACCAGCTTAGATATAGCTAGAGTATTTGAAAAAAGACATACTCATATTTTAGATATCATTAAAAACTATTTAAATGATGGAGATATGAAAGAATTTAACCAGCCGAAAATTCGGCTGGTTAATTATAAAGACCTAAAAGGCGAACTTAGACCAGCCTATGAAGTGTCTCGTGATGGTTTTTCATTTATTGCAATGGGTTTAACAGGTAAAAAAGCAAATAAATGGAAAGTTTCTTTTATTAATGCCTTTAATAAAATGGAGCAAGTTATCACGCAAGAAATACATAGTCCTAATAAATATCTTACAGAAATAATGAGTGAGCTTTATAAAAGACTTCCGCAAGAAGATTTTAGTGTTGATATTACACTTAAAGATAGAAATCAGAACAATCAAATAATTTATTCTCATCATTATGAAGTTGGTGGCAAACCAAGAGATCCAATGGTGAGTAAAAATAAAGAATTTTTTGAAAATAATTTTATAGCACAACAAGACAAATCTACAAAGGATTTTAAATCAAAACTCAAAGAATTTAACACCAAAAATAATGCAAACAAAACTATTAAAAATAAAGACTTGGAGAAATAA